The nucleotide sequence ttttagaaatataattttctttaaataaaattatcaacaaatataataaatcataaataactcattatttaattttcaaaaactcaggTTGTTAtactatggtcacgattttataaaagggtgaccatagagtaagcTGTGGTCACAGTTTTAAAATAAGGTGACTATAGATAAGCTATTATCAtgctaaaaccgtgaccatagattagcctatggtcacggttttacaaAAAAGTGACAATAGATAAGCTATGGTCAcgctaaaaccgtgaccatagataaggctataaTCACGGTTTtacaaaagggtgaccataggtcACGCTAAAATCGTGGTCATAgttaaggctatggtcacggttttacaaAAGGATGACTATAGAATAAGGTATGCTCACGGTTTTAAAATAgagtgaccatagataagctatAGTCATGCTAAAACCGTGACCACAGATAGGTTACGGTCACAGTTTTACAAAAGGGAGACCAtagagtaagctatggtcacagttttaaaatagggtgaccatagataagctatggtCACACTAAAACCGTAGCCATAGattaggctatggtcacggtttaaaACAGGAGTGACCAAGAGTAGGCTATAGTCACAGTTTTAAAACTGGGTGATCATAGATAAGCTATGGTCACACTAAAACCTTGATCATATAGCatgctatggtcacggtttttacgcGTGACCATAGAGTAACAGTAACTTAAGGTCACCGTAAAAAAATGTGGGCAAAAGTGTCAGAATTTAAACACTACAACTATGACCATAGAAATCATGAACATAGGTAAAAAAAttcgtgaccatagatctatggttgTAATAATTCGTATTTTCAAAACTTCTATTATAGATTATTtacgatttattttattaatatgaacTTATTATCTTTAGAAGACTATTttattaaaacttaaaagtaactacattaatttttatgattattgaagtttaaACTAATTATGATTTATTCTATTAGTTTgaactatttattaaaaattattttaatagataaaattaaattaatttttataattattatcatTTGAGTTTGGATTAATTaagattattatataattttgctATAATAAGATATTTTGCATAATTGAAACTATAATTTTAATAATCTATTAATGatgaatattttataatttaatttgggTAATtaatatttcaaattcaaaatctgtTGGTATGAGTAAATATCAATACTCTTTGATGGACTTAGAGTTACTAATACTTCATCATATATCTTCATTTCTTATAATCATCATGTtattaatgtcatttatattagtaacttatatatatttatccccatatatattattatatgtaTTTTAATAATCTAACTTTAGTAATTGTTATatcgaaaaataatattttcgatAAAGATGTTATTGAATTCTTTGACAAGCCAATGTTCGATAAGTTTAGACTTCGATCATTGACAAGTGCCAAAATAATATTTCGATCAACCTCTAAATACATGTTACAATTAACTTTGGATTGAAGCCAATTACATACTCTGTTATGTACTCTCTATTAATCGATTGATACAAATTCGGAAGTCGAAGTGGCAGACTCGATTGTGGTCAACTGTGTTGAAGAAGAAGTCGGTAATGCAATTTGTTAGTCGAAAAAATAACAAGTTGTGAACTTCGAGGTGGAGTAAGAACTTTAAGGTGGAGTCATCGAGGATGGTCAATCGATGAAGGAGAGAATGTTGATCGACTAGGACTCATAGAGAGAGAATGAAGCAATCAAAGGAAGTGAATAGGTGAAGATAGTTGGTGGCAGTTACAGACAGCACTCAAAGAACGAGAATGGTTACTCATGGATTAATGTACGTGGAAGTTACATTTCAATCGGATTGGTTGAAGAGTCTTATAAATAGGAGAAGACTTGAAGGAACAAGGGTTGGAATCTTTTCAGAGAAAACACTCACACTCACTCACATCCCTAGCGACTTTCTGAGTCAGTCAAGAGTCTTTTTCTTTGAAGGGTTCCTTCCATGTCTTTACTTTTCATTTAAATTTCCTGCAACtttcttttcatgcaatttatcttcCTTGCAATGTCCTTTCCTTTCCTTTAAATTCAACAACTTTTACCTTTTTTAGTCTTTACCTTttaattttccatttatttttccaaacactttttctttttgtaatttgatttcccttttattcaagccatttaaattttattgttcaTTTTAAATTTCTGTAAAGCTTGGTTCTTTCTTCTTCGTCATTGTCAAAGGCAtagattttgatgcaaataaaactgGTACCCgcaaaagaggagtaggtttcgctcataaaccattagaatcgaaccaccatcaatttgctaaaaatcgacaaaacaaattggcacgtccagtgggacagttttaaaatttaattgtgtcAAAATTTGTTGCTTTCAACTGTTGCATTGTGCATGCAGTGTTGATATTTGGTGCATCCAATTAAGAAGTGATAGAATTATTACCATGACTGACGAAGTTTCAAATGGCAATGCAGAAATAAGTAATAATACCCCAATAACTGCTACAAAATTTTTTACAAATTTGATTCCACATGTAGAGTATAATTATGGGGAGAACATTGCAGTTATTGATGCAAGTGTTGGTGGTAGTGGGCGAAATTCACGCCCTACGATCACCCCAGTGCAAAATCAACCGCAAGTAATCGCAGGTTGGCTTCCATTTGGCCTTCCTCCTGGCTATACGCCTCATATGGGTAGTACACATTTCCAGTCATATTTGGAAATGTGCCAGAATCGATGGCTGAGTTTCGACAATATATTGATGAAAGCCATCATAATTTAGTCAACCTGTTGACTCACCAGATGATTACTATTCTGAATCCTATCCTGGTTGACAATGAGTCAAAATATGATCGACTGGTTAAACAAGTCGAGAGAATTGTTCGAATTGTCGATTATGATGAGGGACAGCCTATTCCCCAAATTTGGTAGTAGACCAGAAGAACGTAGGATATAATGAGGAGAATGTATTTAACAATCCTGAAAGGGAAGAACATATCGCTTTTCTCGTTCGATGAGATCAAAATGCTGATGAAGTTTTGAATAGACTTCACACACAGCGTGGATATCATTACCAGGTGACAAGGATTGTCGATGATGTCCTCAATGGAATGGGTATCAACGTGGGTTTCATGCAtcaaccatattttatttctgcttTTCCTTCTGCAGTGCAAATGACAGAAGTGCCAATGGGTGTAAAAAAatcccaaaataattacaaaatttgcAGGAGAGGCTGGAGAGTCAACTGTCGAGCATATAGCTCGCTATATGGTCGAATTAGAAAATTTGGCAGATAATGAAAACctgagaatgaagttttttcctgctTCATTAACAAAAAATGCTTTcacttggttttcaaatatgagaCCCAGTTCGATTTTAACGTGGGCACAATTGAAAATGCTTTTCATGCTCAATTTTATAGAGCAGAATTGAATGTCTCGTTAACAGATTTGCTTGCAATAGAATGAGATGATGGAGAATCAATATATGACTATATAATTCGATTCAAAACTGCTCGCAATCGATGTTATGTGTCAGTCCCTGAAAGCGAGATCGTCAAAATAGCCATCAAAGGTCTTGGCTTGTATATGCGTCGAAAATTACTCAATATGCATATTCCTGATTTAGCCTATTTGGCTGAGAGAGTtcgacaaattaaaaaaataaaagaagaaaagaaaaaagaaagagaaatggtTGAATATGAGTTTGTCGAAAACAATATTCAATGATGATAAGTATTTTTGCTATTGTCCatctagaaaaaaaaaacatcaaaaataatattttcgacAAGATATTGTTGAATTCTTCGACAAGCCAATGTTCCACAAATTCGAACTTTATCAAGTTACAGGTGCATATTGGAACACTTTGGAAGGAGTTGCGTACTCTATTAAGGTATGTACAAGTATGTCTGTAAAAAGAAGTTCTTGAGAAGCGGTTATTGACAGTTGTTAGATATAATTGTGGAAAAGAGAAAAATTTTTATTCAACTTTGAAACTCTATAAAGTTGATCAAATTTCAGATAAGAAAAAGCTTCTCTGTTCACTTTGGAAATTGTGAAGttggaaatttgaaaaaaaaatttcttgatTATGATATTTTCGAATCATCAAATATGACAACTCTTTGACCACAATGATCCGAGAAGGTAAAGGAAAATTACCATGATTTGGGTAATATGTTGTCATAAAAAATTTCAATGAGGTATCGAAAATGAATACGGTTGAAAATATTCAACAAAATATCGAAGATCCAATAGTTCGACAAACAGCCACTTTGCCTCAAGAGTTCGAAAACAAATACTTGGGGACATTTCTTATATTAAAGATAATTTTTCTTcgataaattgaaaaaaaaaattatcatggGCTCTTCAAGAATGGCATGATGCTTCACTAATATTTTGTCATGCACTACGAGAAAATATTTGTGAAAATTTGTACAATATATGAAATTGATCAAATAACTATTTGGGGCCAGTTTCAAATTGATCAAGCCATTGAAGATCAATTTCAACAAAAAAGAGTTATTGGAGTTGAATGGATCAAGAATTGGCAAGAGTTTGGTGATTGAGAAGATGAGAGAATATCAACAGCAACAGACTCGATACAATTATTTTGTTCGAGGCCGTGATAGAAATACCATTTTTCGAGATCGAATGGGTGGTAACCAAAGTGGTCGACAATTGCATCGAGTTAATACTGGTGTTCCTTTTACTTTCCGATGAGGGGCAAAATCTTCTCCTTTGAATCGAATTGTCTTTCCAGGGGCAAAGCAGTTGAAACTCCATTCCTAAAAATGGATTCAACTATGTTGATGAGAAATATTttgaggaagaagatgaaaaaatGGCTGGTATCATCGTCAAAAATATTGAATAATAGtaagtatttatattttctttcttctagtCGAAAACATAAATACTTAGGGGGCATTTGTTATatcgaaaaataatatttttgataaaGATGTTATTGAATTCTTTGACAAGCCAATGTTCGACAAGTTTAGACTTCGATCATTGACAAGTACCAAAATAATATTTCGATCAACCTCCAAATATATGTTACAATTAACTTTGGATTGAAGCCAATTACATACTCTGTTATGTACTCTCTATTAATCGATTGATACAAATTCGGAAGTCGAAGTGGCAGACTCGATTGTGGTCAACTGTGTCGAAGAAGAAGTCAGCAATGCAATTTGTTagtcgaaaaaaataaaaagttgtgAACTTCGAGGTGGAGTCATCGAGGATGGTCAATCGATGAAGGAGAGAATGTTGATCGACTAGGACTCATAGAGAGACAATGTAGCAATCGAAGGAAGTGAATACGTGAAGATAGTTGATGGCATTTATAGATAGCACTCAAAGAGCGAGAACGGTTACTCATGGATTAGTGTACATGGAAGTTACATTTCAATCGGATTGGTTGAAGAGTCTTATAAATAGGGGAATACTCGAAGGACCAAGGGTTGGAATCTTTTCAGAGAAAACACTCACACTCACTCACATCCCCAGCGACTTTCTGAGTCAGTCAAGAGTCTTTTTCTTTGAAGGGTTCTTTCCATGTCTTTACTTTTCATTTAAATTCCCTGCAACtttcttttcatgcaatttatcttcCTTGTAATGTCCTTTCCTTTTCTTTAAATTCAGCAACTTTTACCCTTTTCAGTCTTTACCTTTTAATTTGCCATTTATTTTTTCAAACACTTTTCCTTTTTGtaatttgatttcccttttattCAAGCCATTTAAAGTTTATTGTTCATTTCAAATTTCTGCAAAGCTTGGTTCTTTCTTCTTCGTCATTGTCAAAGGCATAaattttgatgcaaataaaactgGTATCCgcaaaagaggagtaggttttgcTCCCAAACCATTAGAATCGagccaccatcgatttgctaaaaatcgacaaaatagTAATTATCCATTTAAGATACTTATAACTTGAATCGCTAATCCAACAGCTTTATAGTGTGACACATGACTCCTTTATGACACCTCACCACCGTCATTCATTTAACTAATCTCTCCTGCCTTCATTAATCACCGAaccaagaaaagaaagagagagagaccaTGAGTGAAAGAGAAAGATTCCATGTTAACGTAAACTTTCAAGCTCCGATTTCTTGAGCTTCATAATTTCGATAAAAAAAATCTACTCCAATTAAAGTTTTTATCTTCGTCTTCTTCACAACGGTACCACTTTTCATTGGGAGAAGCAACATGTAGAGCTATTGTCCCTCCATgcaaggttcggccatgtgagtcTTAGAGGTAGAGTAGTCAATTTTgacattttttttcaatttttcgttCAAAAAGTTTTCTTGGTGTTTTAGTTTGGTGGTTGTCATACGAAAGTAGGGTttgataattattaataattaaatgtgttCTTAATGTGTGATTAATAAATTgatgtttgagatttgattttgAGTGATTTTGTGCTTTGGTGAAATTTTGTTAAGATTTGGTGGTTGGAAGGTTAAGATGAACTCTGTGAAAAACCGGTAAGCGAAAAgctcgaaaattaattaaaaatcaaaccaaaaattTGGAAAGAAACTTAAaagcaaggttgcgagaaccgaaccggtcattgaaccggtcaagttactggttcaatggttcaatggttcaaccgCGGTTGAACCGTGGTCGAACCGATTttgttatatataaaataaaattattaaaaatgtaatataaatcttttaaaatttaaatttaatcattcatgtaataataaaatttaaaatttcataaccTACCCACTAACTAAACTATATCtcatctcatcattaaaattctacattcaaattcaaaaatcacaATTTATAACTAAAAGAAATCATGGCATAAATACTATATCCATATTCAATCAACCATCACCAACAATCAATAATAATATCAATGATTACTTAATTAGACAAAACTCACTCAATTAATGTCAAATTACTAATTAGAAATAGCTATGAACCAGTCTCAGCAGCAACAATTTATCAAGGTGTGCAAAACAAACTATTCCATGCCCCCTTAAAACCTAACTTCATGTTTGAGACACTACATTAATTACAGTAAAATAAAACCTCAGCCATTAAAGCAATTACAGCAAAATTCAGAATTACAgcaattcaaaatccaaaattataCCAATTTTGTTCAGTATTATAAAATTATACCAAAATTCAATTCAGCATTCAAAATCCAGGATCtgaaattatatcaaaattaagagGATTATTAGAAGAATacattatagaatatagaattcTACAATGAAATCACTAGTTTTCAGCcattaacagaaaataaattcaaaagaaaaattcaagTTCCTTCATAAACCAAACAATGAAACAAAAAATAATGTTAGAATTACTTTCAATAGCAAGGGTATGTGCCAAATATTCGGCACATCATGGAGACAGAAGTAATGTTCTgaaaaaaggttttgaaattctATTCAGCATTCAGTGTTACAGCAATTCTGTAGCAGaattaacagaataaaaaattaattgaaaaaataaagaatTATGCAGCAACTCCAGCAAGCCAGTGATTCATataattaatagaataaaaaatattaattgaaaaaCTGAAAAACTCTGCAGCAACTCCAGCAAGCTAGCAATTCATATCATTATGAGtttatcaaaaaaattaattaaaacattaAGAAGCTCACTGATGCAGAGAAAGCAGAGACGACCTAAAGTGGCATAGAGATGCTCGACAGGACAGAGGCGGCCGACGACAGAAGCTATGCCCCGACCTTCCGACGACGAGGGTGATAAAAGCTTCAAACGGACCACCCGACGACGACTATGGCGACAGAAGCTTCGAGTGGTGATGGTGTCAACGACTGGTGGCCACTGCCGGTGCCGATAGTAGTAAGGACAGTGGAGTGGAGGCGTTCCTGCTGGTTTCAGCCTTCAGCTCATTAAGGAAATTAGGGttggaaggggagagagaggcgTTAGGCTCGAAGGGATTGGGTGGGTTATGGGCCTTtcgaacttttttttttcaagcatCAGAAAACAACACCGTTTTCTATAAGGATGGCAAAACTGGTCTTCTGAAAAACCCGTCCGATTTGTCCTGTTCACCGGTTAACTACCGGTTTGACCGGTTTTTTATCGGTTTTTTACAGAACAGTTTTAAGAGTTACTCGGACCGGCCAGATGACCGATTTCCGGTTAatccggttgaaccggccggtccggtaaatataaaaaagtaaaagagaataataaaaaaaaaagaagaagaaagaaaaatattaaaaggaTTTCTGCCATAGTAAATTAGAGAGCAAAGACTAAGAGAATCTAAATAATCTCTGTCACAAGAGAGCAGAGGCCAAATATAAAAAGACTCTGAAAGACTGTCCGTCACATGAGAGCATATGAAATATAATTGTTGTTTGGGCGTTAGTGCCAAATGTTTAAAGGCGGGAACACCCACaaattgataatcattgattacggggaTAACTCACGAACTGTTGAATTATTAAATGCGGGTATAACTCACGAATTGTTGTGTGTTGATCTTGGGAACGCCCACAAATTGAGGATCGATGTTTCCCCTTATGCGTATATTATGGCATCGAGTTTTGCGTCGATTGCTGGTGGTCTCGAACTGATGGTATTTTTAACCACAGATACGTATACACGAAGGACACAATGAAAAACTATATCTGAGATTGATTGTCTGATTTTTAGGTAATGTCAAGTTGCAGGATGTAAACCGACACATAAACTCATGACCTGCATAGGGTTAAACATGCATTATACTTGTTTgcgtatatttttctgtgatggATTTTCTATGTATATTTGTGGGTGCTTTATATATACTTTATAATTATTTGACTTTTGTGTTCTTTATTTATTAAGTTGAATACATTCTATTATTTGTTGCTATTagctaataacaataaaataaacttAATTTTTAATTCCGATTCTATTAAAGATTCTCTAATTTTTATCATCTCTTTTTAATCTTTTTAGTTATAAGTACAAAGGCTTATTacaaaattgtaaaaatataaaaaaatttgtttgCGAATTAAattgttattaaaatttattttctctttgccTTGTTAGTTGAAGTTTTTATTTGAGAGAGGTAGATTCTGGTCTGAGATGTGAGATAGGTGACTAGGTGTGTTGCACCTTATATCAACGTATATTGAATGTATCCTTAACCTTAACCATGACTACACATTAGTCAAAGTAACAGAGGTGATAAATTGGTAACTAAAGAAGCCACACatattcaaaaattatttttaatatagagATAAAGATGTTATTAtagttaaatattaataattaagtcCTAAATCAAATCGAATACAACGTATAGAGCAATAATTATTAGAAAGTGCTAAATAAACAATGATCATTTTAAATAACATGaataaccaccaatcaaataaaaatatactataccCTAATTTAATGTTATAATTATTAGAGTATGAGGAAAATTATTGTCAAGGTAGTGTAAACTTATCCAATATATATACCAACAACCCATGTGGTGCTCCCTGCTTATACTTTATCGACTCCAACAAGAACCTGCTAGAGACTTCACACTTCACAAAATAAACCAACATGCAAATACTTCTCATTATCTTGCCAATCTTTTCCGTTTTGTTTCTGCTAATAAAATGGTATTCAAATTATTCCATAATCAGAAAAAACTCACTTCCTTCTCCACCGAAATTCCCAATAATAGGAAATCTCCATCAACTAGGTTTGTACCCTCATCGCACCCTCCAATCTCTGGCCAAAAAATATGGACCCTTGATGTTGCTCCATCTTGGGAGGGTGCCGGTTCTTGTGGTCTCTTCCGCTGAAGGTGCACGTGAGATCATGAAAACCCATGATCTTGTATTTGCGAACAGGCCCCAAAGGAAATTGTTCGACATACTTATATATGGTTCCAAAGATGTGTCAACAGCCCCATATGGTGAGTATCCAAGAAGCTAACGATTGTAATGGTATTATGTTCCTACCTGAAACATATTATTGTATATTGGATATTTCTTACTAGCTACTTCTTTTTTTCGCAATATTTTctggaataaaataaaaaaactttattttcaaaaaaaaaatattctgaaGTTATATTCAGGAATCCGACTTTTTTTTTGGTTGGGGATCCACCTTTCACGCAAGCAGCACGAGGCATAGCTCCGCCACTCTCCTCCGATAAGCAAGAACCTCCAACATGATGGTGGGATGAGGAGATCTATGAGAGGGATTTTaatcttctaaattttaaattttattttataaattaaagttTGATTTCTCAtcatttatttcataggtgggacgACCAGGAGAAAATAGGAGAGAAAAACTATTCAAGAGTGAGATCAAACTTTACTttataaagtgaaattcaaaatttagaggatctaaaTCCGACTTGACGGGAAAGTATGACCACGCAGTGGTAACACGACGAGGGAGAGGTGATCCTGacgaagagaagaagatgaaaatgaaCAATGAATCCCAGTACTTTTAGATCAAtcatatttgattttaatttttttattgcaaAAGATATTTTTGTCAGTTTTAtaatttcttaacaaaaatatttaaaggGATGTGTGtttatctttttataattatttataaggatattttagtaaatgtaatgataatatatttttttaNNNNNNNNNNNNNNNNNNNNttaatttatatttttatgataaGAGATTTTTGTATTTATTGAGTACAAGTGTAttcgttttaaattttttaaaaaataacttttttaaatATTTGAGTAAACTTAATTCCAAAAACCCTCATTATTGACCGACCATTTTTCATTTCTTAATGACTTAACGAAGCTATATCTTGTATTGTATGTATTTAGAAAAAAGTTGTGCCTTTGTACTGTAACCGTATTGACAAAGTTGTTGTTTCGAATACTCACTCATACATATTTAATTCTCGTGGACTATAGGTGAGTACTGGAGGCAATTAAGGAGCATCTGTGTGCTGCATCTGCTTAGTGTAAAAAGGGTTCAATCATTTCGCTCCGTTAGAGAGGAGGAAACTCAAATCATGATGGAAGAAGTCAAACATTCTACTTTACCCTCTGTTCCAATAGATTTGAGCCAATTATTCTCCATGATTACCAATGACATACTTTGTAGGGTCACTTTCGGAAGAAAGTATGGTGGAGAAAGTGGGAAGGAGTTGAAGGAGTTGTTCATGGAGTTTACAGAACTTCTTGGTAGTTTTGTTATTGGAGAGTTTGTGCCTTGGCTTGATTGGTTGACCAGTGTTTCGGGGTTGTACACTAGAGCAAACAGAGTAGCTACAAGGTTTGATAAATTCTTGGAGGAAGTAGTTGATCACCATGTGAATCGATATCCAGATGATGTTACTAGCAATTTGGATCATGTTGGATCAGATTCTCAAGGCCACAATGATTTTGTTGATGTATTGCTTTTTCTCCAGAGGACAAATGCAACTGGATTTCCTATTGATAGAACAGTGATCAAGTGTTTGATATTGGTAAGTACAAATTTAGAGGATATAGGAGAGGCTATGATACTTGCAAATAATCCATGCTTTATATATTTAGCTTAATGGTGATATTATATTTTGATTTCTGATGGCTAATTAAGATTAGTGACAACAGTTTTTTTTATGCACAGTTCCTTACAAATAGTTTAAGTTGTAAAGTAGACATTCATTAATCAATATTATAcctaggggtgcacagacccggcccggcccgaaggtccggcccggtcccgaacactttaggggctaatttggtgtgatttcatcgggtttagggtcgggtaagggtctcaaaaatagacccggtcattatttcgggtcgggtccgggccatagctcgggtcatccgaagtcggcccggtggccaggtcatcatacacaattaatattttgtgttattagtgatggatcataaCTATTCTTatatggaatttaagtattgtaaactttaat is from Arachis ipaensis cultivar K30076 chromosome B01, Araip1.1, whole genome shotgun sequence and encodes:
- the LOC107630860 gene encoding cytochrome P450 71A26 isoform X1; protein product: MQILLIILPIFSVLFLLIKWYSNYSIIRKNSLPSPPKFPIIGNLHQLGLYPHRTLQSLAKKYGPLMLLHLGRVPVLVVSSAEGAREIMKTHDLVFANRPQRKLFDILIYGSKDVSTAPYGEYWRQLRSICVLHLLSVKRVQSFRSVREEETQIMMEEVKHSTLPSVPIDLSQLFSMITNDILCRVTFGRKYGGESGKELKELFMEFTELLGSFVIGEFVPWLDWLTSVSGLYTRANRVATRFDKFLEEVVDHHVNRYPDDVTSNLDHVGSDSQGHNDFVDVLLFLQRTNATGFPIDRTVIKCLILDVFVAGADTTSTILEWTMTELLRHPMVLKKVQDEAKNVVGNRKNITEDDLVHMHYLKAVIKETLRLNPPIPLLVPRESMQDIKLQDYNIASGTRVIVNAWAIARDPKYWDRPEEFAPERFMNNYIDVKGNDFELIPFGAGRRGCPGTIFAMVIVEIVLANLLHQFEWVLPEGVESLDMSETVGLTIYRKVPLVALASPKN